The Sus scrofa isolate TJ Tabasco breed Duroc chromosome X, Sscrofa11.1, whole genome shotgun sequence genome has a segment encoding these proteins:
- the KDM5C gene encoding lysine-specific demethylase 5C isoform X4, with amino-acid sequence MEPGSDDFLPPPECPVFEPSWAEFRDPLGYIAKIRPIAEKSGICKIRPPADWQPPFAVEVDNFRFTPRIQRLNELEAQTRVKLNYLDQIAKFWEIQGSSLKIPNVERRILDLYSLSKIVVEEGGYEAICKDRRWARVAQRLNYPPGKNIGSLLRSHYERIVYPYEMYQSGANLVCNTRPFDNEEKDKEYKPHSIPLRQSVQPSKFNSYGRRAKRLQPDPEPTEEDIEKNPELKKLQIYGAGPKMMGLGLMAKDKTLRKKDKEGPECPPTVVVKEESGGDVKVESTSPKTFLESKEELSHSPEPCTKMTMRLRRNHSNAQFIESYVCRMCSRGDEDDKLLLCDGCDDNYHIFCLLPPLPEIPKGVWRCPKCVMAECKRPPEAFGFEQATREYTLQSFGEMADSFKADYFNMPVHMVPTELVEKEFWRLVNSIEEDVTVEYGADIHSKEFGSGFPVSDSKRHLTPEEEEYATSGWNLNVMPVLEQSVLCHINADISGMKVPWLYVGMVFSAFCWHIEDHWSYSINYLHWGEPKTWYGVPSLAAEHLEEVMKKLTPELFDSQPDLLHQLVTLMNPNTLMSHGVPVVRTNQCAGEFVITFPRAYHSGFNQGYNFAEAVNFCTADWLPAGRQCIEHYRRLRRYCVFSHEELICKMAACPEKLDLNLAAAVHKEMFIMVQEERRLRKALLEKGITEAEREAFELLPDDERQCIKCKTTCFLSALACYDCPDGLVCLSHINDLCKCSSSRQYLRYRYTLDELPAMLHKLKVRAESFDTWANKVRVALEVEDGRKRSLEELRALESEARERRFPNSELLQRLKNCLSEAEACVSRALGLVSGQEAGPHRVAGLQMTLAELRAFLDQMNNLPCAMHQIGDVKGILEQVEAYQAEAREALASLPSSPGLLQSLLERGRQLGVEVPEAQQLQRQVEQARWLDEVKRTLAPSARRGTLAVMRGLLVAGASVAPSPAVDKAQAELQELLTIAERWEEKAHLCLEARQKHPPATLEAIIHEAENIPVHLPNIQALKEALAKARAWIADVDEIQNGDHYPCLDDLEGLVAVGRDLPVGLEELRQLELQVLTAHSWREKASKTFLKKNSCYTLLEVLCPCADAGSDSTKRSRWMEKELGLYKSDTELLGLSAQDLRDPGSVIVAFKEGEQKEKEGILQLRRTNSAKPSPLASPNTSSSATSICVCGQVPAGVGALQCDLCQDWFHGRCVSVPRLLSSPRPSPTSSPLLAWWEWDTKFLCPLCMRSRRPRLETILALLVALQRLPVRLPEGEALQCLTERAISWQGRARQALASEDVTALLGRLAELRQRLQAEPRPEEPPTYPSTPASDPLREGSGKDMPKVQGLLENGDSVTSPEKVAPGEGSGKRDLELLSSLLPQLTGPVLELPEATRAPLEELMLEGDLLEVTLDENHSIWQLLQAGKPPDLARIRTLLELEKAERHGSRARGRALERRRRRKVDRGGEGDDPAREELEPKRVRSSGPEAEEAQEEEELEEETGGEGPPQPLPATGSPSTQENQNGLEPALGASSGSSVPFSTLTPRLHMSCPQQPPQQQL; translated from the exons ATGGAGCCGGGGTCAGACGACTTCCTACCGCCGCCGGAGTGCCCAGTGTTCGAGCCTAGCTGGGCGGAGTTCCGAGACCCTCTCGGCTACATCGCGAAAATCAGGCCCATCGCCGAGAAGTCGGGCATTTGCAAGATCCGCCCACCCGCG GACTGGCAGCCACCGTTTGCTGTAGAAGTGGACAACTTCAGGTTTACTCCCCGAATCCAGAGACTGAATGAACTAGAG GCCCAGACGAGAGTGAAACTGAACTACTTGGATCAGATTGCCAAATTCTGGGAAATCCAGGGCTCCTCCTTAAAGATTCCCAATGTAGAACGGCGGATCTTGGACCTCTACAGCCTCAGCAAA ATCGTGGTGGAAGAAGGTGGCTATGAAGCCATCTGCAAGGACCGTCGGTGGGCCCGGGTGGCCCAGCGCCTCAACTACCCACCAGGCAAGAACATTGGCTCTTTGCTACGCTCTCACTATGAACGCATTGTTTACCCCTATGAGATGTACCAGTCTGGAGCCAACCTGGTG TGCAACACACGTCCATTTGATAATGAAGAGAAGGACAAGGAATATAAACCCCACAGTATCCCCCTTCGACAGTCTGTACAACCCTCCAAGTTCAACAGTTATGGCCGGCGAGCCAAGAGACTGCAGCCTGAT CCGGAACCCACAGAGGAAGACATTGAAAAGAACCCTGAACTGAAGAAGCTTCAGATCTATGGGGCAGGCCCCAAGATGATGGGCCTGGGCCTCATGGCCAAGGATAAGACTCTGCGGAAGAAAG atAAGGAAGGGCCTGAGTGCCCCCCAACAGTAGTGGTGAAGGAGGAGTCAGGCGGGGATGTGAAGGTGGAGTCAACTTCACCCAAGACCTTCCTGGAgagcaaggaggagctgagtCACAGCCCAGAGCCCTGCACCAAGATGACCATGAGGCTGCGGaggaaccacagcaatgcccagtTT ATTGAGTCATATGTATGCCGGATGTGTTCCCGAGGGGATGAGGACGACAAGCTCCTGCTGTGTGATGGCTGTGATGACAACTACCACATCTTCTGCTTGCTGCCTCCTTTGCCTGAGATTCCCAAGGGTGTTTGGCGGTGCCCAAAGTGTGTCATGGCG GAGTGTAAGCGCCCCCCCGAAGCCTTTGGCTTTGAGCAGGCTACCCGGGAATACACTCTGCAGAGCTTTGGCGAAATGGCTGACTCCTTTAAAGCCGATTACTTCAACATGCCCGTACAC ATGGTGCCCACAGAACTCGTGGAGAAGGAATTCTGGCGGCTGGTGAATAGCATTGAGGAAGATGTGACTGTTGAGTATGGGGCTGACATCCATTCCAAAGAATTTGGTAGTGGTTTCCCTGTCAGTGACAGTAAGCGGCACCTAACCCCTGAGGAGGAG GAATATGCTACAAGTGGTTGGAACCTGAATGTGATGCCAGTGTTGGAGCAGTCTGTACTGTGCCACATCAATGCAGATATCTCTGGCATGAAGGTGCCCTGGCTCTATGTAGGCATGGTCTTCTCAGCCTTTTGCTGGCATATTGAGGATCACTGGAGTTACTCCATTAACTACCTCCATTG GGGTGAGCCGAAGACCTGGTATGGGGTACCCTCACTTGCAGCAGAACATTTGGAAGAGGTGATGAAGAAGCTGACACCTGAGCTCTTTGATAGCCAGCCTGATCTTCTGCACCAACTTGTCACCCTCATGAATCCCAACACCCTCATGTCCCATGGTGTGCCG GTTGTCCGCACAAACCAGTGTGCAGGAGAATTTGTCATTACCTTTCCCCGAGCTTACCACAGTGGCTTCAACCAAGGCTACAACTTTGCCGAGGCTGTCAACTTTTGCACTGCCGACTGG CTGCCAGCTGGGCGCCAGTGCATTGAGCACTACCGCCGGCTTCGAAGATATTGCGTCTTCTCCCATGAGGAGCTCATTTGCAAGATGGCTGCCTGTCCAGAGAAGCTAGACCTGAACCTGGCAGCAGCTGTACATAAGGAAATGTTCATCATGGTGCAGGAGGAGCGGCGTCTACGAAAGGCCCTGCTAGAGAAG GGCATCACGGAAGCTGAGCGAGAGGCTTTCGAGCTGCTCCCGGATGATGAGCGCCAATGCATCAAGTGCAAGACCACATGCTTTCTGTCAGCCCTAGCCTGCTATGACTGCCCAGACGGCCTTGTCTGCCTTTCCCACATCAATGACCTCTGCAAGTGCTCCAGTAGCCGGCAGTACCTGCG GTATCGGTACACCTTGGATGAGCTCCCTGCCATGCTCCATAAGCTGAAGGTCCGGGCTGAGTCCTTTGACACCTGGGCCAACAAAGTGCGAGTGGCCCTGGAGGTGGAGGATGGGCGGAAGCGCA GTCTTGAAGAGCTGAGGGCACTAGAGTCTGAGGCCCGTGAGAGGAGGTTTCCTAACAGTGAGCTGCTGCAACGACTCAAGAACTGCCTGAGTGAGGCAGAAGCTTGTGTGTCCCGGGCTCTGGGGCTGGTCAGCGGCCAGGAAGCTGG CCCCCACAGGGTGGCTGGTCTACAGATGACCCTGGCTGAGCTCCGGGCCTTTCTGGACCAGATGAACAACCTGCCTTGTGCCATGCACCAGATTGGGGATGTCAAG GGTATTCTGGAACAGGTGGAAGCCTATCAGGCTGAGGCCCGTGAGGCCCTGGCCTCACTGCCCTCCAGTCCAGGGCTCCTGCAGTCCCTGCTGGAGAGGGGGCGGCAGCTGGGGGTGGAGGTACCtgaggcccagcagctgcagcggcaGGTGGAACAGGCACGATGGCTGGATGAGGTGAAACGCACGCTGGCTCCCTCAGCCCGAAGGGGCACCCTGGCTGTCATGCGGGGACTGTTGGTCGCGGGTGCCAGTGTAGCCCCTAGTCCTGCTGTGGACAAGGCCCAAGCCGAACTGCAGGAACTGCTGACCATTGCTGAACGCTGGGAGGAGAAGGCCCACCTCTGCCTGGAGGCCAG GCAGAAGCATCCACCAGCCACGCTTGAGGCCATAATTCATGAGGCAGAAAACATCCCTGTTCACCTGCCCAACATCCAGGCTCTCAAGGAGGCCCTTGCTAAGGCCCGGGCCTGGATTGCTGATGTGGACGAGATCCAG AATGGTGATCATTACCCCTGCCTGGATGACTTGGAGGGCCTGGTGGCTGTGGGCCGGGACCTACCCGTGGGGTTGGAGGAGCTGAGACAGCTCGAGCTGCAGGTACTGACAGCGCACTCCTGGAGGGAGAAGGCCTCCAAGACCTTCCTCAAGAAGAATTCTTGCTACACTCTGCTGGAG GTGCTCTGCCCGTGTGCAGACGCCGGCTCAGACAGCACCAAGCGCAGCCGGTGGATGGAGAAGGAGCTGGGGTTGTACAAATCTGACACAGAGCTGCTGGGGCTGTCTGCGCAGGacctcagggacccaggctctgTG ATCGTGGCCTTCAAGGAGGGGgagcagaaggagaaggagggaatcCTGCAGCTGCGTCGCACCAACTCTGCCAAGCCCAGTCCGTTGGCATCACCGAACACATCTTCCTCTGCAACCTCCATCTGTGTGTGTGGGCAGGTGCCAGCCGGGGTGGGAGCTCTGCAGTGTGACCTGTGTCAGGACTGGTTCCATGGGCGATGTGTGTCGGTACCCCGCCTCCTCAGTTCCCCAAGGCCCAGTCCCACCTCATCCCCACTGCTGGCCTGGTGGGAGTGGGACACCAAATTCTTGTGTCCGCTGTGCATGCGCTCACGGCGCCCGCGCCTGGAGACCATCCTGGCACTGCTGGTAGCACTGCAGAGACTGCCTGTGCGGCTGCCTGAGGGCGAGGCCCTGCAATGCCTCACAGAGAGGGCCATCAGCTGGCAAGGTCGTGCCAGGCAGGCTCTGGCCTCTGAGGATGTGACTGCTCTGTTGGGACGGCTGGCCGAGCTTCGCCAGCGGCTGCAGGCTGAACCCAGGCCCGAGGAGCCCCCTACCTACCCTTCAACCCCTGCCTCTGACCCTCTCAGAGAAGGCAGTGGCAAGGATATGCCTAAG GTGCAGGGGTTGCTGGAGAACGGAGACAGTGTGACCAGTCCTGAGAAGGTAGCCCCGGGGGAGGGCTCAGGTAAGAGAG ACCTGGAGCTGCTGTCCTCGCTGTTGCCCCAGTTGACTGGCCCTGTGTTGGAGCTGCCTGAGGCAACCCGTGCCCCCCTCGAGGAGCTCATGTTAGAGGGGGATCTGCTTGAGGTGACCCTGGATGAGAACCACAGCATCTGGCAGCTGCTACAAGCTGGGAAGCCTCCAGATCTAGCACGGATCCGCACACTTCTGGAG CTGGAGAAGGCAGAGCGCCATGGGAGCCGAGCTCGGGGCCGGGCGCTggagaggcggcggcggcggaaggTGGATCGGGGTGGGGAGGGCGATGACCCAGCCCGAGAGGAGCTAGAGCCAAAGAGGGTACGGAGCTCAGGGCCAGAGGCCgaggaggcccaggaggaggaggagctggaggaggagactGGGGGTGAGgggcccccccaacccctgcccgcCACCGGCAGCCCCAGCACCCAGGAGAACCAGAATGGCTTGGAGCCAGCGCTAGGGGCCAGTTCAGGCTCCTCTGTCCCTTTCTCCACTTTGACTCCGCGGCTGCACATGTCCTGCCCACAGCAGCCGCCTCAGCAACAGTTGTGA
- the KDM5C gene encoding lysine-specific demethylase 5C isoform X3, whose protein sequence is MEPGSDDFLPPPECPVFEPSWAEFRDPLGYIAKIRPIAEKSGICKIRPPADWQPPFAVEVDNFRFTPRIQRLNELEAQTRVKLNYLDQIAKFWEIQGSSLKIPNVERRILDLYSLSKIVVEEGGYEAICKDRRWARVAQRLNYPPGKNIGSLLRSHYERIVYPYEMYQSGANLVCNTRPFDNEEKDKEYKPHSIPLRQSVQPSKFNSYGRRAKRLQPDPEPTEEDIEKNPELKKLQIYGAGPKMMGLGLMAKDKTLRKKDKEGPECPPTVVVKEESGGDVKVESTSPKTFLESKEELSHSPEPCTKMTMRLRRNHSNAQFIESYVCRMCSRGDEDDKLLLCDGCDDNYHIFCLLPPLPEIPKGVWRCPKCVMAECKRPPEAFGFEQATREYTLQSFGEMADSFKADYFNMPVHMVPTELVEKEFWRLVNSIEEDVTVEYGADIHSKEFGSGFPVSDSKRHLTPEEEEYATSGWNLNVMPVLEQSVLCHINADISGMKVPWLYVGMVFSAFCWHIEDHWSYSINYLHWGEPKTWYGVPSLAAEHLEEVMKKLTPELFDSQPDLLHQLVTLMNPNTLMSHGVPVVRTNQCAGEFVITFPRAYHSGFNQGYNFAEAVNFCTADWLPAGRQCIEHYRRLRRYCVFSHEELICKMAACPEKLDLNLAAAVHKEMFIMVQEERRLRKALLEKGITEAEREAFELLPDDERQCIKCKTTCFLSALACYDCPDGLVCLSHINDLCKCSSSRQYLRYRYTLDELPAMLHKLKVRAESFDTWANKVRVALEVEDGRKRSLEELRALESEARERRFPNSELLQRLKNCLSEAEACVSRALGLVSGQEAGPHRVAGLQMTLAELRAFLDQMNNLPCAMHQIGDVKGILEQVEAYQAEAREALASLPSSPGLLQSLLERGRQLGVEVPEAQQLQRQVEQARWLDEVKRTLAPSARRGTLAVMRGLLVAGASVAPSPAVDKAQAELQELLTIAERWEEKAHLCLEARQKHPPATLEAIIHEAENIPVHLPNIQALKEALAKARAWIADVDEIQNGDHYPCLDDLEGLVAVGRDLPVGLEELRQLELQVLTAHSWREKASKTFLKKNSCYTLLEVLCPCADAGSDSTKRSRWMEKELGLYKSDTELLGLSAQDLRDPGSVIVAFKEGEQKEKEGILQLRRTNSAKPSPLASPNTSSSATSICVCGQVPAGVGALQCDLCQDWFHGRCVSVPRLLSSPRPSPTSSPLLAWWEWDTKFLCPLCMRSRRPRLETILALLVALQRLPVRLPEGEALQCLTERAISWQGRARQALASEDVTALLGRLAELRQRLQAEPRPEEPPTYPSTPASDPLREGSGKDMPKQVQGLLENGDSVTSPEKVAPGEGSGKRDLELLSSLLPQLTGPVLELPEATRAPLEELMLEGDLLEVTLDENHSIWQLLQAGKPPDLARIRTLLELEKAERHGSRARGRALERRRRRKVDRGGEGDDPAREELEPKRVRSSGPEAEEAQEEEELEEETGGEGPPQPLPATGSPSTQENQNGLEPALGASSGSSVPFSTLTPRLHMSCPQQPPQQQL, encoded by the exons ATGGAGCCGGGGTCAGACGACTTCCTACCGCCGCCGGAGTGCCCAGTGTTCGAGCCTAGCTGGGCGGAGTTCCGAGACCCTCTCGGCTACATCGCGAAAATCAGGCCCATCGCCGAGAAGTCGGGCATTTGCAAGATCCGCCCACCCGCG GACTGGCAGCCACCGTTTGCTGTAGAAGTGGACAACTTCAGGTTTACTCCCCGAATCCAGAGACTGAATGAACTAGAG GCCCAGACGAGAGTGAAACTGAACTACTTGGATCAGATTGCCAAATTCTGGGAAATCCAGGGCTCCTCCTTAAAGATTCCCAATGTAGAACGGCGGATCTTGGACCTCTACAGCCTCAGCAAA ATCGTGGTGGAAGAAGGTGGCTATGAAGCCATCTGCAAGGACCGTCGGTGGGCCCGGGTGGCCCAGCGCCTCAACTACCCACCAGGCAAGAACATTGGCTCTTTGCTACGCTCTCACTATGAACGCATTGTTTACCCCTATGAGATGTACCAGTCTGGAGCCAACCTGGTG TGCAACACACGTCCATTTGATAATGAAGAGAAGGACAAGGAATATAAACCCCACAGTATCCCCCTTCGACAGTCTGTACAACCCTCCAAGTTCAACAGTTATGGCCGGCGAGCCAAGAGACTGCAGCCTGAT CCGGAACCCACAGAGGAAGACATTGAAAAGAACCCTGAACTGAAGAAGCTTCAGATCTATGGGGCAGGCCCCAAGATGATGGGCCTGGGCCTCATGGCCAAGGATAAGACTCTGCGGAAGAAAG atAAGGAAGGGCCTGAGTGCCCCCCAACAGTAGTGGTGAAGGAGGAGTCAGGCGGGGATGTGAAGGTGGAGTCAACTTCACCCAAGACCTTCCTGGAgagcaaggaggagctgagtCACAGCCCAGAGCCCTGCACCAAGATGACCATGAGGCTGCGGaggaaccacagcaatgcccagtTT ATTGAGTCATATGTATGCCGGATGTGTTCCCGAGGGGATGAGGACGACAAGCTCCTGCTGTGTGATGGCTGTGATGACAACTACCACATCTTCTGCTTGCTGCCTCCTTTGCCTGAGATTCCCAAGGGTGTTTGGCGGTGCCCAAAGTGTGTCATGGCG GAGTGTAAGCGCCCCCCCGAAGCCTTTGGCTTTGAGCAGGCTACCCGGGAATACACTCTGCAGAGCTTTGGCGAAATGGCTGACTCCTTTAAAGCCGATTACTTCAACATGCCCGTACAC ATGGTGCCCACAGAACTCGTGGAGAAGGAATTCTGGCGGCTGGTGAATAGCATTGAGGAAGATGTGACTGTTGAGTATGGGGCTGACATCCATTCCAAAGAATTTGGTAGTGGTTTCCCTGTCAGTGACAGTAAGCGGCACCTAACCCCTGAGGAGGAG GAATATGCTACAAGTGGTTGGAACCTGAATGTGATGCCAGTGTTGGAGCAGTCTGTACTGTGCCACATCAATGCAGATATCTCTGGCATGAAGGTGCCCTGGCTCTATGTAGGCATGGTCTTCTCAGCCTTTTGCTGGCATATTGAGGATCACTGGAGTTACTCCATTAACTACCTCCATTG GGGTGAGCCGAAGACCTGGTATGGGGTACCCTCACTTGCAGCAGAACATTTGGAAGAGGTGATGAAGAAGCTGACACCTGAGCTCTTTGATAGCCAGCCTGATCTTCTGCACCAACTTGTCACCCTCATGAATCCCAACACCCTCATGTCCCATGGTGTGCCG GTTGTCCGCACAAACCAGTGTGCAGGAGAATTTGTCATTACCTTTCCCCGAGCTTACCACAGTGGCTTCAACCAAGGCTACAACTTTGCCGAGGCTGTCAACTTTTGCACTGCCGACTGG CTGCCAGCTGGGCGCCAGTGCATTGAGCACTACCGCCGGCTTCGAAGATATTGCGTCTTCTCCCATGAGGAGCTCATTTGCAAGATGGCTGCCTGTCCAGAGAAGCTAGACCTGAACCTGGCAGCAGCTGTACATAAGGAAATGTTCATCATGGTGCAGGAGGAGCGGCGTCTACGAAAGGCCCTGCTAGAGAAG GGCATCACGGAAGCTGAGCGAGAGGCTTTCGAGCTGCTCCCGGATGATGAGCGCCAATGCATCAAGTGCAAGACCACATGCTTTCTGTCAGCCCTAGCCTGCTATGACTGCCCAGACGGCCTTGTCTGCCTTTCCCACATCAATGACCTCTGCAAGTGCTCCAGTAGCCGGCAGTACCTGCG GTATCGGTACACCTTGGATGAGCTCCCTGCCATGCTCCATAAGCTGAAGGTCCGGGCTGAGTCCTTTGACACCTGGGCCAACAAAGTGCGAGTGGCCCTGGAGGTGGAGGATGGGCGGAAGCGCA GTCTTGAAGAGCTGAGGGCACTAGAGTCTGAGGCCCGTGAGAGGAGGTTTCCTAACAGTGAGCTGCTGCAACGACTCAAGAACTGCCTGAGTGAGGCAGAAGCTTGTGTGTCCCGGGCTCTGGGGCTGGTCAGCGGCCAGGAAGCTGG CCCCCACAGGGTGGCTGGTCTACAGATGACCCTGGCTGAGCTCCGGGCCTTTCTGGACCAGATGAACAACCTGCCTTGTGCCATGCACCAGATTGGGGATGTCAAG GGTATTCTGGAACAGGTGGAAGCCTATCAGGCTGAGGCCCGTGAGGCCCTGGCCTCACTGCCCTCCAGTCCAGGGCTCCTGCAGTCCCTGCTGGAGAGGGGGCGGCAGCTGGGGGTGGAGGTACCtgaggcccagcagctgcagcggcaGGTGGAACAGGCACGATGGCTGGATGAGGTGAAACGCACGCTGGCTCCCTCAGCCCGAAGGGGCACCCTGGCTGTCATGCGGGGACTGTTGGTCGCGGGTGCCAGTGTAGCCCCTAGTCCTGCTGTGGACAAGGCCCAAGCCGAACTGCAGGAACTGCTGACCATTGCTGAACGCTGGGAGGAGAAGGCCCACCTCTGCCTGGAGGCCAG GCAGAAGCATCCACCAGCCACGCTTGAGGCCATAATTCATGAGGCAGAAAACATCCCTGTTCACCTGCCCAACATCCAGGCTCTCAAGGAGGCCCTTGCTAAGGCCCGGGCCTGGATTGCTGATGTGGACGAGATCCAG AATGGTGATCATTACCCCTGCCTGGATGACTTGGAGGGCCTGGTGGCTGTGGGCCGGGACCTACCCGTGGGGTTGGAGGAGCTGAGACAGCTCGAGCTGCAGGTACTGACAGCGCACTCCTGGAGGGAGAAGGCCTCCAAGACCTTCCTCAAGAAGAATTCTTGCTACACTCTGCTGGAG GTGCTCTGCCCGTGTGCAGACGCCGGCTCAGACAGCACCAAGCGCAGCCGGTGGATGGAGAAGGAGCTGGGGTTGTACAAATCTGACACAGAGCTGCTGGGGCTGTCTGCGCAGGacctcagggacccaggctctgTG ATCGTGGCCTTCAAGGAGGGGgagcagaaggagaaggagggaatcCTGCAGCTGCGTCGCACCAACTCTGCCAAGCCCAGTCCGTTGGCATCACCGAACACATCTTCCTCTGCAACCTCCATCTGTGTGTGTGGGCAGGTGCCAGCCGGGGTGGGAGCTCTGCAGTGTGACCTGTGTCAGGACTGGTTCCATGGGCGATGTGTGTCGGTACCCCGCCTCCTCAGTTCCCCAAGGCCCAGTCCCACCTCATCCCCACTGCTGGCCTGGTGGGAGTGGGACACCAAATTCTTGTGTCCGCTGTGCATGCGCTCACGGCGCCCGCGCCTGGAGACCATCCTGGCACTGCTGGTAGCACTGCAGAGACTGCCTGTGCGGCTGCCTGAGGGCGAGGCCCTGCAATGCCTCACAGAGAGGGCCATCAGCTGGCAAGGTCGTGCCAGGCAGGCTCTGGCCTCTGAGGATGTGACTGCTCTGTTGGGACGGCTGGCCGAGCTTCGCCAGCGGCTGCAGGCTGAACCCAGGCCCGAGGAGCCCCCTACCTACCCTTCAACCCCTGCCTCTGACCCTCTCAGAGAAGGCAGTGGCAAGGATATGCCTAAG CAGGTGCAGGGGTTGCTGGAGAACGGAGACAGTGTGACCAGTCCTGAGAAGGTAGCCCCGGGGGAGGGCTCAGGTAAGAGAG ACCTGGAGCTGCTGTCCTCGCTGTTGCCCCAGTTGACTGGCCCTGTGTTGGAGCTGCCTGAGGCAACCCGTGCCCCCCTCGAGGAGCTCATGTTAGAGGGGGATCTGCTTGAGGTGACCCTGGATGAGAACCACAGCATCTGGCAGCTGCTACAAGCTGGGAAGCCTCCAGATCTAGCACGGATCCGCACACTTCTGGAG CTGGAGAAGGCAGAGCGCCATGGGAGCCGAGCTCGGGGCCGGGCGCTggagaggcggcggcggcggaaggTGGATCGGGGTGGGGAGGGCGATGACCCAGCCCGAGAGGAGCTAGAGCCAAAGAGGGTACGGAGCTCAGGGCCAGAGGCCgaggaggcccaggaggaggaggagctggaggaggagactGGGGGTGAGgggcccccccaacccctgcccgcCACCGGCAGCCCCAGCACCCAGGAGAACCAGAATGGCTTGGAGCCAGCGCTAGGGGCCAGTTCAGGCTCCTCTGTCCCTTTCTCCACTTTGACTCCGCGGCTGCACATGTCCTGCCCACAGCAGCCGCCTCAGCAACAGTTGTGA